The following nucleotide sequence is from Malania oleifera isolate guangnan ecotype guangnan chromosome 4, ASM2987363v1, whole genome shotgun sequence.
tgactcaaagtacggaaattttgatttcgatgtcaatttgaaaaaaaaaaaaggaaatcagtagtaaagcatgggcTTCTTTTATGATGCTTtggaaatgattaatagacataataatgtaagttttaggactaatatattacaagtaaatgcatctatgctgtgtatgaggtggagaagttgtaatataatatgtgcatcaaacatatttatacgataatgtacattaaacatatttagtgaatcagttaatacaaatgaaattcgtaaattatttaaacattttttattatagaaataatgataatttagacataaatggttaaataaaatgttgttgtaagtttatcttttcatataatttcaaaagcgtaataatcttttgtttcaatcaaaataaataaaataaattaagagggatatttcacttcactcctaaatctctcatttgaattatgaggaaatttcattgcatagttcaaatttcgacaagtttcactaaaattttgaaattttgataaatttcggatgatttgttgagatttttgACGGAAATTAtacaagacggaaatcgactgccatttcgatttcgagggtgacgaaaatcggaaatttcaaagaaaatttcaacaaatttgtggaaatttaaaaccatggtcaGGATCATGCTCACCTTTTTAAGCATTGGTCTGTTGCCTAAAGTTCATGGAACAAATTTTTTGTCTTGTTTAATGAGTTTTGGAGTGCCCATGGTCTCAAATTTCCCTGAAATTGTCGAAATGGCTGTCAATATCTATCTTTCAAAATTTAtgtcaaaatttatttgaaattttagcaaaatttgttgaaattttattaTTGAATGAAATTTCTTTGAAATTTGAACCCAAAGTGGAATTTCTCTCTTTTGAAactatatgaaaaattaaacttagataTGAGCAACAACATTTTACTtgaccatttatgtctaaattatttgtatttgtataattaataaataataatatttatattacctgaatatgtttaataaatTAATGTAATTATTATAGTATAGCCGCTGGACCTTATACACAACATAACTATCATTGATATAGTTCATTTgtgatattttaattttgaaacctGCACTATCATTTCTATTAACAATTTATGAAGTTTCATGAGCAACATCAGAAGACATCTTCTCACTAGGGGTTCggttttaataaaaaaaatgaaacataataaaataaaataaaataaaacaaaaggaagACAAACTAAGAAAATCAACCCTCACTTAGGTTGTAGAACTGGTGTCTCTTGTGCCACGAACAGTTTCAGATGGGGATGCCACCTATCCAGACTAAGGGTACAACAGTTTTTCTGTTGCTGTCCTTAGCTATGGGGCAGCCATACACGAGAGTCTCCCACAAACTGTGAAGTTTTCTTTATAAATTGCTTGAGTCTTTAAATTGGAACACACTAATCTAAATTCGATGGGTCCATCAGTCACCTCTACATTCATGGACTCTGGTAGTACATACATAGTCAACAACTTTTGTGGaggtaaaaaaaagaaaattaggaGCTTAAACTGAAAACTGAACTGAAACGTTCAGTTCTTAAAAATATAAGACTGAAATCGAACTGTAAACCATCGGTTTAAAAAAACTGCAAATCCGTCAGCTAAAAGGTTTGATTTGGTTATTTTcagcttttaaaattttaactaaacAAGCCATCAAGGCCATTGTAACTGGAATCAGCCCAAATGTGTACGAGGCCCAACTAAATTGAAAGCCCACCACTGGAGGATGCTTGTATTAGAGAGCATTGTGGGGGATTTATAGGAAGTGAAAGGAGTTTCCAACTTTAATTGAATCAATGTGGGGCAAGAATAAAAGAAGAGTTACAGAGGCACAGCTGCATTTTTATGTTCGTTTTTCACTACAAAGTGGCTGATGATTTCATTTCTGTTTATTCTTCACTTCACAGCGTCACAGCAGCATTTTTGCTCCAAAATTTGGCCTTAAGCTGGCCGCGCTTAAGGGAGTACCATTTCTCTTGGAAGGCTTGGATGAGATGCATGGTCTCGGGGGTTTGGGGAGGGGCGGGCCGCAAGAGTTTCTTTTCTGAAGAGGCAATGTTGGGGAGAGGAAGGGCCTTGAGGAAGATGGCGGCGGCGGAGGAGGGCGAAAGGGAGGGTGGTTGCGGGTGGTCAAGGACTCAAGGGTAGAGGATGAAGAGGCTAATGCCATTGATGGTGGAGGTGGCTTGGCAGAGCATTCTTGGAGGTTGGCAGTCCAGTGGCGATGGTGGGTCTTTGTGCTAAGGCTTTGGGAGGGATAAGTCAACAACatctataaatattaaatatacaaaattattatatttcattaattatTTCGGTTTTTCAGTTCGGTTTTTGCTTAAAAACCAAAGCAAaaaccaaaaccgaaaccgaaacctaaaatatatatttttaagaacCAAAACCGAAACTGAAGAGCGAAAAACCGAACCAAAACTGATTTCGGCCTGGTTCCAGCTTGGCTTTTGGTAATTTTTGAACACCCCTACTacaaatttccatcatttttaaaaattgaaatcaaaattgacatcaaaatcatAATTTTCGTCAAAAGTTTAGTCAAAATTGAAAGTTAAAACCTTGGATATGCCTAAACTTTTTGGAGGTTTTTTGTTGACTAATTTTAGAGGTTTTTGTGTAAGAACATAAGACCATTGGGGTGTTGTGAAGTTTTTGCTGTGTGCGAAGTTTTTGCTCTTTTTTGGGTTTGCTTTGGTTGGAGAGAGATGCTTGTATTTTTCATGACCAGACTTCATCTATTTATTTGGTTGGGATGGGTTTGTTTTCTCTGCTTTGCTCTAGGTTTTCTCATTAGGTTGTTTTCATAGTGTGGTTCTTTTTTTGTCATTATGTATTCTTTCTTCCCATTGTAAAGCATTGTTTTTCTACAAAAAAATGGTTAATGTTGCAATAGTTGGGGTGGGATTAGACCAATGAGTTGTAGAATGAAACTTTAGGAAAAGAATAGTTGAACAACGATTAAGACAAGTGGAATATAGGCATTTTCTTTGATAAAGCAGGTGAGGGAGTATTACATACAAGTGGTGAGACGGTGTACTAGAGAGGTTGAGTAGATGGTTTGGCAATCTTTAGGAGCTCAAGTACCACATGGCAAGTGAGGGAAGAATCAGATACATGTGAGGAGCTCAAGGACTAGGTAAAGGCCTCGATTTCGGAATGGTTCTTAGCTTTCCAAATAAGAGAGTGCAGACTAACTAATCACTATTAGATCCACTGATTAGATAATCAAAGAATGAACCGCAAGATCCACTGGTTAGATAATCAAAGAATGGACTACAAAAAAATTTCCCTCAAATATCCAAAGTCCAAACTCAATATTGTTCAGAAGAAGAATGAAAAAAATTGAGCACACCTAACAATTGAAACAAGATCACCGTCTTTCTCTTATTCATATTCCTTTCAAAGAAAGCATTCCAAGATGCGATTCTCACTTTAAAGAAGAAAAATCTAGAGATGGAAGTATAATGACATGTTGAAAAGCAAAACAGAGGATAAGAATTGATTGTGTATTGCCAATTTTGTATGTTTGGAAATCGACTTTACTTTGTGTTGTAATCACATGAACATTACAGGATATGTTGAACATCCATGCTAGGGTTGTAGTCAAtcaaataatatatcaaaaacttAGTGCCTTCATGGATCTGTTCATATTTAAGCTAGGTGTAATAGTCTTGGACCCAACTCTGGTGAGGTGTTGTCTGCTTTGGCCCATTGGCTGCGcggatttgtcctataaaaggcgcctcccatagttggagtccaaaccatccttataagcccaagatctccctagtacacatccgatgtgggaccGTGACAGGCTCTCCCGTTTGATCTCTGACGCCCTCGTTAGAGTGGCGTACACGTTTGCGtaggatccacccacatgataGTAGGGAAGCTTTGATACATTTGTCAGAGTGGCATACACCTCTGTGTAGGATCCACCCACATAATAGTACCCATAGGGTAGCTTTGATGCCAAATGTAACAGTCCTGGACCCAACTCCGGTGATGTATTGTCTGCTTTGGCCCATTGACTACACATATTTGTCCTATAAATGGCGCCTCCCATAGTTGGAgttcaaaccatccttataagcccaaaatctccctagtacacatccgatgtgggaccGTGACACTAGGCAGGTTATTAAACCAAGTCAACTTTCCTACTCTCTCGTAGCTGATATTAATATAATTGGATTCTTTATCCCTGAGCAATTTGCCGGCACGAGGATGAGTTTTGAGCTTCTATGTGAGCCTTTAACTTCCATTTTGCTGAGAGAGAGCAAGCAGAAAAAGATCCAATTAAACACTGGAGGACTGGGAACCAATGATGAGAATCCCAGAAATATAAGAGGAAATAATAACAGATGGATGCAGCAGCATTCCCCATATTCAGAGAAGTGGAACCGTAAATGAAAGAAAATTCCTGCAGAAATTAAACGAGAAATTTCTTGAGAGAAGGCTGAATGGAACGGATGAATCAGAATTCCTTGTGTACTGAAACTCGAGAAGAAAAATCATAGTTGCATAAAATGAAGTGAAGAAACTTCATATCTCAAAATCAACACTCCACAGTCCCTATCAAATGAAGACTTCCCCTTTAGTGTTTTAATATTTCCCAAGGGAGCAAGTGTCTTAGATAGCTTGGCTTTTTGTGTTCTTACTTCTCGCTGTTTCACGGTGGCTACAATTCCTAGCATGTGACAGTTGGACAATTTTTGGCCCAGTATGGCACCCGAGGGAGGTGTGATTTTGAGGTGCAGTTAAGACTTTGTGTGCAAGACATTGTTAAAACAGAGGGCAGAATCAATCACACAGATAAAAAAGATAAACAAGAAATATTAAATGAGTAAACACGTAAGATTTATAGTTGTTCAATCTCTATTGACTCATGCACTCCCCAAGAAACTCATTTGGTAATTTGGCTGATTTGATAAACAATGCACATGCACTCGCTCATGGATCCTTGATCTAACTCACTACACGCACCATGGATGCTCAATGCCATACACAACCAATTCTTGGTCCAACACATGTGAGAGAATCATTTGCACACTTTTAATCAAATAGATTCATATGCAcataatgaaatgaaaatttaatatCACAATTAAGCTTTGCTAATATTCAACAGCAGTAAGCAATCAGTATCCAAGACTGAGCTTTATATGACTAAAGGCTCTGCTTATGGTTAATTGCCATTGTTCTATGTTAGTGAGAAGATGTCTTCTGGTGTTGCTCATGAAAAATCACTGCTAGCTACATAATGACTGGTGGATATTGCTCAGAAAGAGAGGTTCATTGATCAGTCATCTCACAGTGTTGCTTATGTCGAGAGAAATTCCTGAAACTGAGTGTATTCCATTTTAAGCTCTCATGTTTTCAAAGAACCTGCGAATATGTATTGGCAACGTACTTCGATAAAAAATTAGGTTAAACATGCTCCATTAAAATTTCAACATCATCCTCATCAAATATTCCTTTTTtaaaagcaacaaaaaaaaaaaaaaaaaaatgcagaatGTGAAATAAAGTTGCCTCTTGCCAAAAAAGGGTTAGATTCCTTGAAAAAAGGCTTAGTGTTCCTCAAATATGGAAAAGCATGGTTGGATGAGCAAAGATATAGGATCATAATCCATATGAATTTATGAGAAttctaaatttgaaaaaaataccaatttaaattaatctcttttcatttgtaatcaaaatttgaaaacagcTACTAATTTGTATCTATCTCTCCAAAATTATTTGAACATAATGAAGAAGTTAAGCTCCTGAATCATCATCACTAAAACAAGTCTAAAGATATATGCAAACAATTCTAAATCAAAGGAGCATTGAATTAACAATAGTATAATAGATtggtattaaaaaaaaagtacaatcattatttcaaattttagttaaaaattcaattaaaatagcCTTTGAGTTGTGCATAGAAAAAAAACAGCCTAATGTCAGTTTGACAGTGAGTCGTTCACATACAACTGAATGTGAACCCTCATTTTGCCACTCTTGACTGCCAGATGTGACTTCTCATTCTGCTGTTAATGTCCAAGTGAGAATTACAATGAGGCAACTCGTTTTCCTACTCATCAATCAATAATATTCAAGTCAAAGCAATGTACTCAATCACCTAAACATGAAGTTTTGTTATGTGTTAACAACAATTTTCTGCTCTTGAGCTTTTGCACTATACTGATTCCATTAGAAGTATCATATGATTACTCTTTGCTTggttattattttttgggaggtGTGATAACCTCATCATGTTGAAATGTGGGGTCATtttattcattcattcattcattgttattgtttttgtAACTATGTCATGTAACCATGTCTTCCACTTCCATTGCGCAGACGATGCTAGTGGACATGACATTGGAATTTCAGAGATTAGTTCCTGTTGTCATTGCTTTTATTGACCGTTTGCTGGGCTGTCAGAAGCACTCTTGGTTGGGAGAACGCCTGCTTCAGATTTTTGATGAGCATTTGCTGCCAAAAGTAATCATTGACTACAGATTGGCTTCTTACTTCCCTATATTTGATAGGATTGCTCAGAACAATACCATACCTCCTCGTGGATTGTTAGAGCTGCTAACAAATTTCATGGCTTTCCTTGTTCATAATCATGGGCCAGATACGGGATTGAATTCTTGGTCTCAGGGAAGTAAGGTTCTTAGTATCTGTCGAACAATGCTGATGCATCACCATAGCTCTAGATTGTTCATGAGGCTATCTCGTCTCCTTTCATTTACTTGCCTTTATTTCCCAGATTTGGAGGTTCGTGATAATGCAAGGTAAAATTAAAAGAACTGACTATTTCATAGGCTAAGTCCAACTTCCCTTTTTTTTACATCTGCTCCATGTGCTGACACAAACTTGACTTGCATTTATGTGGAGGTGTGGAGTGAATGTAGCAAAAGTAGGAATGGACATAAGGCTGCTCTTTCATTTTGATTCTCATTCTTCATTTTGTTGGCATTGCTCTTTGATGAGCTGTTTTCCCTGACGAAGAGGGGTAAAAAAAAGGATCGCCGGGGAAACCACAAAGAAATACAATAAGAAATATTAGCAACTAGGAACTAATAGATGTGGCTTATTTATCTCAACTGTGGCATTTTGCAGGATCTACCTGCGCATGCTGATCTGTATACCAGGAAGGAAGCTCAGATACATACTGAACCTTGAGGAGCACCTTCCTGGTATGTCATCATCTGCACAGTCCAGTTCATTCTTCAGTGCTCAGTCTCAACCTTCTGGCAATTTTAAGAAATCTAGAAATATATCATCCTACATCTTCATTGAGCGGGTGATACCATTGCTTGTGAAACAATCTTGGTCTCTCTCTTTACCGTTGGGCAGTGGGAGTGACACATCTGCATATCTAGATGGTATTAGGGACAATGAGCCCTTATCTGATGAAGGGGAGAACCCCAATAGTACTGGAACCGAGATTATTGCAGAGACCGAAAGAATTGATACCAAGATTATAGCGGAGACTAAAAGAATTGATCTGCCGCCAGAGCCATTGCGTGTGATGGATTCAAAATTTTCAGAACTATTAGTAAAATTAAGGCAGCATTTTTCGTGTATTCCCGATTTCAGAAACACGCAGGGCCTTAAAATTAGAATATCTTGTAGTTTGCGATTTTTGTCAGGGCCTTTCAATCAAATATGGGGAGTTGATTTACCTGATACTGGTTTAGATGAAGCAGATGCACTTCCAGCTTTATATGCAACTGTGCTCACATTTTCATCTTCAGCTCCATATGGTTCTATTCCTCCTTATCATATACCATTTTTACTAGGTGAGCACTCCAGAAATGATGATTCTTCAGCCCCAAGAGAGTCATTAGATATTGTTCCTGTGGAAAATGGTTCAGGGGATGAAGAATGCTTCAAGGCGCCTGTAGTGATTGAATTGAAACCTCGGGAACCAATGCCTGGTCTTGTTAATGTTGCCATTGAGACAAATGCAGGAAATGGTAGTGTTATCCGTGGGCTGCTTCAGAGTATCACAATAGGCATTGAAGACATGTTTCTGAAGGCTATTGTCCCCTCTGACATCCCAAAAGATGCAGTAGCCGGTTATTACTTTGACCTGTTTAATGCTTTGTGGGAGGCATGTGGGAATTCCTCCAGCACTGGCAGGGAGACATTTCCATTGAGAGGAGGAAAAGGGGTTGCAGCAATAAGCGGAACCCGATCGGTCAAGTTGCTTGAAGTTCCTGCAACCTCCTTGATTCAGGCCATAGAGCGCCATGTGGCACCATTTGTTGTAAGCGTGATTGGTGAAACCCTTGTTAGTATTGTGAAGGACAGAGGGATCATCTCAGATGTCATTTGGAAGGACATGGACTCAGATTCTGCTGTTGATGATGCTGTAGCATTCGCTGATTCTAGTAGAGGACCACTTCATCTCAAGTAcattgaagaagaagatgatgatgaaaaaGAATGTCATGTCAGTTTCGGTAGGAAAAACATGGgtttttttcttgttttgataTTTCTTCCGCCGAGGTTCCACCTTCTTTTTCAAATGGAAGTACATGAAATTTGGACACTTGTTCGAATTAGAACCGATCACTGGCCATGCCTTGCCTATATTGATGATTATTTGGAAGCTTTGTTTCCGTCTTAGTAGGAAGTTTTGTTTGCCTGTTCTTTGATGATGCTGTAAAATTTTGTTCAAGAGATTCCTTTCCCATACCTTTCACAgggtgtttttcttttttctttgaattttttgagAGAATACCCTGTAGTGTAAATACCATCACAGTGCGGGTCCCTCGTCATGTATTTCATTCATGtattagaaatcaagaaaaatgcATTTTTGGGGCATATCTCTTGCTAGTTATTTAAAGTTGTGCTTGGGAGCAGGATTTTGGACcatttaaatttatgtgaatcGGTCAAATTCTAATATAATTTTACGTTgtattttgtttaaattcacaAATTAAATCTACaactttaaattcatgctttcaaAGCAGCATTTGGTTTGATAAATGTTATTGTCAAGAGTGTATCCATATTTTCTTAGAACTTATTTTTATATGATGTCCCAGCTTATTTTTCTCCCCATCCACTGAGTTTGGGTCCCTACATCAAAATTCCAAAGTGACAAGCGAGGGATACATGCTTTCGCTTCATCTAAAATGGTGGGACAAACTGTTTTTGCATCAAGTGCATGCGGCATCATGACTCCCCAATTTCCATGCCCTTTGCTCCTCAAATAACAATTATTGAAAATTCagatcaattttaaattttaaattttaaaatttgaattttcttaatcaaagtttgAATTTCCTTGGAAATATGCCAGCCCCGTTTTTGGAATGAGAAGTCCATGTTGTCTAATTGTAcagaagaaaatttctcccataGGAAAATTAATGCTACTCATTAAATGCTCCTTGGTAATAGTTGTGTGCCACTTGCTTTGGAACGAACCTGCACAGAGAGCCTCATAAATAGAAGTGCTTGTCCAAGTGTGGAGGTGAATCAAAATAGATATATTTGTGAAAGCTCTTAACTGACCAATCTATTTGATTGTGATTTGAAAATTGCATTTTTGATTCGTGCGCTTATATTATGTTGTGATTTGTTAAGTTACTCTAACTATCTAATTCATAGTATTCTCCTTGTAAGAGAAAGCTATAAATTAACCTTTTTTCTTCTTCAGTTGCTAGGTCACATTCTTTAAGGAGGCCGAGGTCTTGAAAGTGTAGTGGCATTGATCATTGGCTTTGTTGTCGAGAGGGTAAGCCTAGTTGGCTTGAGTGGGACGGTTGTCCTAAGTTGTAAGCCTAGGAGGCTCGAGAGAGTATAAGACAAGGAGTTTTAGAGCATAAGCCAAGGTGATTTGAGAGAGAATGAAGAGGATCCTTTGAGGGTGACGTGATATTGCTCAAGGGATGGTTGCCTTGTAAGAGCGATCCTTTTGTGTAAAAACATAAGAATCTAGAGAAAAGCTCAACATAGTTGGGTTGAGGAGTGGACATAGGTCTGGTGATTGAACCACTATAAACGTTGCACCATTCTCCTCCTTTTCTCTTTGTGCTAAACTTTCTTGTGTGAGATAGAAGTGTTGGTGTGGTTTCAATTTGCACGATTTTGATTTGTTGTTCTCAT
It contains:
- the LOC131153372 gene encoding uncharacterized protein LOC131153372 → MEKPPKPLSPFEWEALIDDFQYGGSRREKWTAQYSGLSLLDLALSSLLRRDFPLKLHLIVFLEEYSDVLFKDLEAPVVLGRLFETFGFIIQSPIDGFSVTYALKEQLMVSSTSILISIDGCKKDHVPHLESFTQLFLTIINRPNHGLDRNTRAVACECLRELEMAHPGLLADVAGHLWSLCQSERTHASQSYLLLLASVIHNVVTLKMNVSIFSTAIPLIPFNVPHFFENGGGWTREVAALSVNYKELRRVMAFLLEWPQVFTPCGMMEFMSIIMPVAVVLELQASLLKVQFSGLLYSNDPVLCHVVLRMYSRFLDASDGREGEIAHRLMLISREAQHQLVFRLLALNWLLGFITLISNREVGKKKSILEMGLNFHPTLFDPLALKALKLDLLALICLDISKFDNLRGLSSGELGLKISVAKLFEDGLVSVSAFKWLPPWSTETAVAFRTFHKFLIGASSHYDSNSSATKILMESTVFHMLQTMLVDMTLEFQRLVPVVIAFIDRLLGCQKHSWLGERLLQIFDEHLLPKVIIDYRLASYFPIFDRIAQNNTIPPRGLLELLTNFMAFLVHNHGPDTGLNSWSQGSKVLSICRTMLMHHHSSRLFMRLSRLLSFTCLYFPDLEVRDNARIYLRMLICIPGRKLRYILNLEEHLPGMSSSAQSSSFFSAQSQPSGNFKKSRNISSYIFIERVIPLLVKQSWSLSLPLGSGSDTSAYLDGIRDNEPLSDEGENPNSTGTEIIAETERIDTKIIAETKRIDLPPEPLRVMDSKFSELLVKLRQHFSCIPDFRNTQGLKIRISCSLRFLSGPFNQIWGVDLPDTGLDEADALPALYATVLTFSSSAPYGSIPPYHIPFLLGEHSRNDDSSAPRESLDIVPVENGSGDEECFKAPVVIELKPREPMPGLVNVAIETNAGNGSVIRGLLQSITIGIEDMFLKAIVPSDIPKDAVAGYYFDLFNALWEACGNSSSTGRETFPLRGGKGVAAISGTRSVKLLEVPATSLIQAIERHVAPFVVSVIGETLVSIVKDRGIISDVIWKDMDSDSAVDDAVAFADSSRGPLHLKYIEEEDDDEKECHVSFGRKNMGFFLVLIFLPPRFHLLFQMEVHEIWTLVRIRTDHWPCLAYIDDYLEALFPS